One window of the Balaenoptera ricei isolate mBalRic1 chromosome X, mBalRic1.hap2, whole genome shotgun sequence genome contains the following:
- the TRPC5OS gene encoding putative uncharacterized protein TRPC5OS: protein MESVSIPVLVGRLVDCIAQLTGIAEELLQLISQGPVPREEQDDRAEQIETDAPLSEEASLPDLPDLSDLESILTQGEDEDLTLDTDQAMLDIDELYEEVLFNINNDLSR from the coding sequence ATGGAGTCTGTGTCAATCCCTGTACTAGTTGGTAGACTTGTTGATTGTATAGCCCAGTTAACTGGAATAGCTGAAGAGCTTCTACAGTTGATTTCACAAGGACCAGTTCCTCGTGAAGAGCAAGATGACAGAGCAGAACAGATAGAAACAGATGCACCTCTTTCCGAAGAAGCTTCACTACCAGACCTTCCTGATCTCTCAGACTTAGAATCAATACTTACACAAGGAGAAGACGAAGACTTAACCTTGGATACAGATCAAGCTATGTTAGACATAGATGAATTATATGAAGAAGTACTCTTTAATATTAACAATGACTTAAGTAGATAA